From the genome of Hymenobacter gelipurpurascens:
CCCATCCTCGATCCACACATTATTACTTCGCGAAGCTATAGAATCCGGATTGGCACGGCGCATGATTCGCCGAAACGCCCGGGCGTGTTGGGCACTTATGGCGTTGCTATATATACGGACAGGCGTGGCTCCTGATTGATAAGCTGTTTTGTACAGCACTACCTCGTGCTGGTTTAATACATAGGTGACCTGATAGACATCTATTAAATACTGCAAAGGCCGCGTGAATTTCACGGAATCTCGGCCGTACTCGCGCCAGCCATATTCCCGATGCGCTAAGGTAAACTTGACCTCGAGTCGTTGTTTTTGATGCTCTTGTTGTTTTGTAGCACTAGCGCAGAGAAACAGTAAACTCAACAAGCATAATCTGATAGGCATAAGCACGTCGTAATTATATAGTGGTTTGACAACCTAATAAAGCCAAAAAGCGGCGCCTGATATATCAGGCGCCGCTTTTTGGCTTTATTAGGACCGTATATGTTACTTCGCCACCACGTCCGTCTTGATGCTCAACTCTTTCAACTGAGCACCGGAAATCTGCGAGGGCGAGTCGATCATAACGTCGCGGCCGGAGTTGTTTTTGGGGAAGGCGATGAAGTCGCGGATGGAGTCGGCGCCGCCGAAGAGGCTGCAGAGGCGGTCGAAGCCGAAGGCGATGCCGCCGTGGGGAGGCGCGCCGTACTCGAAGGCGTCGAGCAGGAAGCCAAACTGCGCTTTGGCCTCCTCGTCGGAGAAGCCCAGCAGCGAGAACATACGAGCCTGCACTGCGCGGTCGTGGATACGGATGGAGCCGCCGCCCACTTCTACACCGTTAATCACCATATCGTAGGCGTTGGCGCGCACCTCCCCAATGGTTTCGGGGTTATCGAGCAAGGCTACGTCCTCGGGCTTGGGCGAGGTGAAGGGGTGGTGCATGGCGAAGTAGCGGCCCTCCTCCTCGATGTACTCGAGCAGCGGGAAGTCAACCACCCACAGCGCCGAAAAAGTATCCTTATCACGCAGGCCCATACGCTGACCCATCTCCAGTCGCAGCTCGGAGAGAGCCTTGCGGGTTTTATTCGGCTCGCCGGCCAGCACCAGCAGCAAGTCGCCGGGCTGGGCCTTGAAAGCAGCTTTCCACTCCTGCAGGGCTTCCTGCGAGTAGAACTTATCCACCGACGACTTCACGGAGCCATCGGCTTCGATGCGGGCGTACACTAGGCCAGTCGCGCCAACTTGGGGGCGCTTCACGAACTCGGTCAGCTCATCAAGCTGCTTCCGGGTGTACATGGCCGAGTTGAAGGCGTTGATGCCCACCACTAGGCCAGCGTTGTCGAACACGGGGAAGTTGTGGCCTTTTACCACGTCGGTCAGCTCCACAAACTTCATCTCGAAGCGCGTATCAGGCTTGTCGTTGCCGTAGTAGCGCATGGCATCGGCGTAGGTCATGCGGGGCAGCGTCCCGATTTCCAGGCCTTTCACCTCGCGGAACAGGTACTGTACTAGGCCCTCGAAGGTGTTCAGGATGTCTTCCTGCTCCACAAACGACATTTCGCAGTCAATCTGCGTGAATTCCGGCTGGCGGTCGGCGCGCAGATCTTCGTCGCGGAAGCATTTCACGATCTGGAAGTAGCGGTCGAAGCCCGACACCATCAGCAGCTGCTTGAACGTCTGGGGCGACTGAGGCAGGGCGTAGAACTCGCCGGGGTTCATGCGGGAAGGCACCACGAAGTCGCGGGCACCTTCGGGCGTGCTCTTAATGAGCACGGGCGTTTCTACCTCAATAAAGGCCTGGCCATCGAGGTAGCGTCGGGTGGCCTGGGCCACGCGGTGGCGCAGCATCAGGTTCTGGCGCACGGGGTTGCGGCGCAAATCGAGGTAGCGGTACTTCATCCGCAGGTCGTCGCCGCCATCGGTGTCGTCCTCAATCAGGAAGGGCGGCAGCTTGGCTGGGTTCAGCACGTCCAGCTTCTCCACCCGAATCTCGATGTCGCCGGTGGGCATTTTGTCGTTTTTGGAGTAGCGCTCGGCCACTTTACCGGTCACGCAAATCACAAACTCGCGGCCGAGCTGGCGGGCCTGCTCGCGCACTTCTGCTGACTCAACGCCTTCCTCCAGGGCCAACTGCGTGAGGCCATACCGGTCGCGCAGCACAATCCAGAAGATGCCGCCCGCGTCGCGGGTGCGCTGCACCCAGCCGCACAGCGTAACGGTTTGACCAATATGTTCGGCGCGCAGTTCGCCGCAGGTATGAGAACGAAGCATAAGTCTATTTTTTGACGAAGATACTAGGCTACGTGAACAGTAGGATAAATGAACGTCAGGCAGAGCTTGTCTAAGCATGACGTTCATTTATCCTTGGAGTAACTGACTATACACCTGTACTTGGGTACATCACTCTCCGCGGGAAACGCCGCTGGCTAGGCCAGTTGGCCCCCACTTAGGCCGGGTTGGTTGAAAAGCCGGGGTTGATCATACCTCTTTTTCTATGTTTGATAGGAGCCTTTCCTTTAGGTATTCGGCTTCCCTACTCATCTGTCAACCAACTTCTTTCGCCCCGCTCTCATGGAACTGGCCATTGAACACCTCTCTAAGACATACCCCAACGGCACCCGCGCCCTTCACGATGTATCGTTGCGCATTGCGCCGGGTATGTTTGGTTTGCTGGGCCCAAACGGTGCCGGCAAATCGTCGTTAATGCGCACCATTTCCACGCTGCAGGAGGCCGACTCGGGCAGCATCCGCCTCGGGGACCTGGATGTGTTGCGCCAGCCGGAGCGGGTGCGGCAGGTGCTGGGCTATCTGCCCCAGGAGTTTGGCGTGTACCCCAAAGTGACGGCGGCAGAACTGCTGGAGCATTTCGCGGTGCTGAAGGGCATCAGCAACAAGAGTGAGCGGCGGCAGGTGGTAGATGCCTTGCTGCACCAAACCAACCTCTGGGAAGCGCGCAATAAGAACCTGGGCGGCTACTCCGGCGGCATGAAACAGCGCTTCGGCATTGCCCAGGCCCTGCTCGGCGACCCCAAGTTGATTATTGTGGATGAGCCTACCGCCGGCCTCGACCCCACCGAGCGCAACCGCTTTCACAACCTGCTGGCCGAAATTGGCGAGAACCGCATCGTGATTCTGAGCACGCACATCGTGTCCGACGTGTCGGATCTGTGCCGGCAATTCGCCATCATCAATAAGGGTCAGGTGCTCTATACTGGCGACCCGCTGGTGGCCATTGAGGAAATGCGCGGACAGATCTGGCGACGCCACGTCAGCAAAGACGAGCTAGGCCAGTACCAGCAGCAGTTCTCCGTGATTTCCTCACGGCTATTTGCGGGCCAGACCATCATTCACGTGCACAGTGTTGCGCAGCCCGGCAACGGGTTTGAGGCCGTAGAGCCCACACTGGAAGACGTGTACTTCGCCCGCATTTATGCCGCCGAGCAGGTAGCCGCAGAAGCGGTAAAAGGATAATCATACGTCAGGCACTGGCCTAGAACCAACCCCAGCCCGTCATGCCTGATCTGGCGTCCGCGCAGTCGAAGCATCTCTACCGCTGGCTAACTCAACATTGGCCTAGAACAGCAACGAAGCGGTAGAGATGCTTCGACTGTGCGGACGCTAGATCAGGCATGGCGGGCTGGAGTGGGGTCTTTTTCTGCTTCCTTAACGCTAGGCCAGTACCTGTTGCTCCCCTTCAAAAGACACCCTATATGTTTCGAGAGATATTCCTTTTTGAGATACGCTACCGGCTGAAACGGCCAGCCACGTACATCTACTTTTTCCTGCTGACCGCAATGGCTTTCCTGCTCATGCTGGCAGTAGGCGGCGTGTTTGGTGCCAACGTGACGGTGGGCGGCGGAGGTGGCCGAGTGCTGGCCAACTCGCCTTATCAGATTATGGCTATCCTGATGGTGATGAGCCTGTTTGGGAGCTTCATCACGTCCTCTATGATGG
Proteins encoded in this window:
- the aspS gene encoding aspartate--tRNA ligase; this encodes MLRSHTCGELRAEHIGQTVTLCGWVQRTRDAGGIFWIVLRDRYGLTQLALEEGVESAEVREQARQLGREFVICVTGKVAERYSKNDKMPTGDIEIRVEKLDVLNPAKLPPFLIEDDTDGGDDLRMKYRYLDLRRNPVRQNLMLRHRVAQATRRYLDGQAFIEVETPVLIKSTPEGARDFVVPSRMNPGEFYALPQSPQTFKQLLMVSGFDRYFQIVKCFRDEDLRADRQPEFTQIDCEMSFVEQEDILNTFEGLVQYLFREVKGLEIGTLPRMTYADAMRYYGNDKPDTRFEMKFVELTDVVKGHNFPVFDNAGLVVGINAFNSAMYTRKQLDELTEFVKRPQVGATGLVYARIEADGSVKSSVDKFYSQEALQEWKAAFKAQPGDLLLVLAGEPNKTRKALSELRLEMGQRMGLRDKDTFSALWVVDFPLLEYIEEEGRYFAMHHPFTSPKPEDVALLDNPETIGEVRANAYDMVINGVEVGGGSIRIHDRAVQARMFSLLGFSDEEAKAQFGFLLDAFEYGAPPHGGIAFGFDRLCSLFGGADSIRDFIAFPKNNSGRDVMIDSPSQISGAQLKELSIKTDVVAK
- a CDS encoding ABC transporter ATP-binding protein: MELAIEHLSKTYPNGTRALHDVSLRIAPGMFGLLGPNGAGKSSLMRTISTLQEADSGSIRLGDLDVLRQPERVRQVLGYLPQEFGVYPKVTAAELLEHFAVLKGISNKSERRQVVDALLHQTNLWEARNKNLGGYSGGMKQRFGIAQALLGDPKLIIVDEPTAGLDPTERNRFHNLLAEIGENRIVILSTHIVSDVSDLCRQFAIINKGQVLYTGDPLVAIEEMRGQIWRRHVSKDELGQYQQQFSVISSRLFAGQTIIHVHSVAQPGNGFEAVEPTLEDVYFARIYAAEQVAAEAVKG